One Gadus morhua chromosome 1, gadMor3.0, whole genome shotgun sequence DNA segment encodes these proteins:
- the rps21 gene encoding small ribosomal subunit protein eS21 translates to MQNDAGEFVDMYVPRKCSASNRIIGAKDHASIQLNIAEVDKVTGRFNGQFKTYALCGPIRRMGEADDSLLRLAKTDNIVAKNF, encoded by the exons ATGCAGAACGACGCCGGAGAATTCGTGGACATGTATGTCCCCCGCAAGTG CTCCGCCAGCAACAGAATTATTGGGGCTAAAGACCACGCCTCCATCCAGCTCAACATCGCTGAG GTGGACAAGGTGACTGGTCGCTTCAACGGTCAGTTCAAGACCTACGCCCTCTGTGGCCCCATCCGCAGAATG GGAGAAGCTGATGACTCCCTCCTGAGGCTGGCCAAGACCGACAACATCGTGGCAAA GAACTTCTGA